The Arachis hypogaea cultivar Tifrunner chromosome 19, arahy.Tifrunner.gnm2.J5K5, whole genome shotgun sequence genome has a window encoding:
- the LOC112775756 gene encoding uncharacterized protein produces the protein MVMQMFVYSISWAGWVPYALAGCSIFGVFVRPSICSIASKQVGPNEQGMVEGCLSGVSSMAQIVSPLIFSPLTALFLSEEAPFYFPGFSIMFLGLAMVVAFIQSLMIRAAPPIEKISSGIDTLDSKSNRVSCYITNEHGIKYRTIYFDSGGVGNRTSNAKHG, from the exons atGGTTATGCAGATGTTTGTGTACAGCATATCTTGGGCAGGATGG GTTCCTTATGCTCTAGCAGGTTGTtctatttttggggtttttgtgcGCCCAAGT ATATGCAGTATTGCATCCAAACAAGTTGGTCCTAATGAACAG GGAATGGTTGAAGGATGTCTCTCTGGAGTTAGCTCCATGGCGCAAATTGTTTCTCCCTTAATATTCAGTCCACTCACAG CGTTATTCTTGTCTGAAGAAGCACCCTTCTATTTTCCTGGGTTTAGTATAATGTTCCTTGGCCTTGCAATG GTTGTTGCATTTATACAGAGCTTGATGATCCGAGCCGCTCCTCCTATCGAAAAAATTAGCAGTGGCATAGATACATTG GACAGTAAAAGCAATCGTGTTTCATGTTATATAACTAATGAGCATGGAATCAAGTATAGAACTATATACTTTGACAGTGGGGGGGTAGGAAACAGAACATCAAATGCAAAGCACGGCTAA
- the LOC112775123 gene encoding pectinesterase/pectinesterase inhibitor-like has protein sequence MAAGKILVSGVSLILVVGVAIGVVVVVNNKSSDPSLAEHQRTVTSMCQGTDDPQLCQDTLKDVKSSGSDPKAYIAASVEATTKSVIQALNMSDRLSVDHGSQSPGIKMALDDCKDLLEFALDSLEASANLVRDNNIQAVHDQTPDFRNWLSAVISYQQSCMEGFDDSQDGEAKVKEQLHTQSLDQMGKLTAITLDIVTDLSKILETFGLKLDLKPASRRLMEATDNNVDAEGFPGWMSAADRKLMGNGGGGGGGNGAPNAVVAQDGSGQFRTIKDAINSYPNGFKGRYIIYVKAGVYNEYIIIPKTAANILMYGDGPTRTIVTGHKNFVDGVKTMQTATFANTAPGFIAKSMAFENTAGWAKHQAVAFRNQGDMSAFFDVALHGYQDTLYVQANRQFFRNCEISGTIDFIFGASATIIQNSRIIVRKPGPNQFNTVTADGTAQKNMATGIVIQNCEIMPERELFPDRLSVKSYLGRPWKQYAKTVVMESNLGDLFSPDGWAPWAGSQFLNTLYYAEYNNVGPSANVQGRVKWKGYHPNIDRNQAAAFTVGQFLKAGPTGTADDWLRATGIPYDVGFTK, from the exons ATGGCCGCAGGAAAAATCCTTGTGTCCGGTGTTTCCCTCATCCTGGTTGTGGGTGTTGCCATCGGAGTAGTTGTCGTCGTGAACAACAAGAGTAGCGATCCTTCATTAGCAGAACACCAAAGGACTGTGACTTCAATGTGCCAGGGGACCGATGATCCTCAGCTTTGCCAAGACACGCTCAAGGATGTTAAATCCTCAGGGTCGGATCCTAAGGCCTACATTGCGGCCTCGGTGGAAGCAACCACTAAGAGCGTGATTCAGGCTTTGAATATGAGTGATCGACTCTCAGTGGATCATGGCAGTCAAAGCCCGGGCATCAAGATGGCCCTTGATGACTGTAAAGATTTGTTGGAATTTGCCCTAGATAGCCTGGAGGCATCAGCAAATTTGGTCCGAGATAACAACATTCAAGCTGTTCATGATCAGACGCCTGATTTCAGGAACTGGCTGAGTGCTGTTATCTCGTACCAACAATCTTGCATGGAAGGTTTTGACGACTCGCAAGACGGCGAGGCCAAAGTGAAAGAGCAGTTGCATACTCAAAGCTTGGACCAGATGGGGAAACTCACTGCGATCACGCTTGATATTGTCACCGATTTGTCTAAGATCCTTGAAACTTTTGGGTTGAAATTGGATTTGAAACCTGCCTCTCGCCGCCTCATGGAGGCAACCGATAACAATGTGGATGCAGAAGGGTTCCCAGGTTGGATGTCTGCAGCGGATAGGAAGCTCATGGGAAATGGCGGCGGCGGCGGAGGTGGCAACGGTGCACCAAATGCGGTGGTTGCTCAAGATGGAAGTGGTCAATTTAGGACCATTAAGGATGCTATTAACTCATATCCTAATGGCTTCAAAGGAAGATACATTATCTATGTTAAGGCTGGGGTTTACAACGAGTATATTATCATTCCAAAGACTGCAGCGAATATTCTTATGTACGGTGATGGCCCAACAAGGACTATTGTCACTGGTCACAAGAACTTTGTAGATGGTGTCAAGACAATGCAGACTGCAACCTTCG CGAACACAGCGCCTGGGTTCATCGCAAAGTCAATGGCATTCGAAAACACCGCAGGTTGGGCAAAACACCAAGCAGTGGCGTTCCGAAACCAAGGAGACATGTCCGCTTTCTTCGACGTCGCCCTGCATGGTTACCAAGACACCCTCTACGTCCAAGCCAACCGTCAATTCTTCCGAAACTGCGAGATCTCCGGCACCATCGACTTCATCTTCGGCGCATCCGCCACCATAATCCAAAACTCCAGGATCATAGTTCGGAAGCCAGGTCCCAACCAATTCAACACCGTCACGGCCGACGGCACGGCGCAAAAGAACATGGCAACAGGGATCGTTATCCAGAACTGCGAGATCATGCCGGAGAGGGAACTCTTCCCCGACAGACTCTCAGTGAAATCTTACCTTGGTAGGCCATGGAAACAGTATGCAAAGACAGTGGTTATGGAGTCGAATTTGGGTGACCTTTTCTCACCTGATGGATGGGCTCCTTGGGCTGGATCCCAgtttcttaataccttgtactatgcTGAGTACAACAACGTTGGACCCAGTGCTAATGTTCAAGGAAGGGTTAAATGGAAAGGTTACCACCCAAACATTGATAGGAACCAAGCTGCGGCATTCACTGTTGGACAGTTTCTCAAAGCGGGACCCACTGGTACTGCTGATGATTGGTTGAGGGCAACTGGCATTCCTTACGATGTTGGATTCACAAAATGA